The Planctomycetota bacterium genome includes a region encoding these proteins:
- a CDS encoding dihydroorotase has product MPRILITNGTVIDPAAGMPREADVLIRDGRIAAVGHDLGQADETIDAAGCWVTPGLIDPHVHFREPGDEAEETIASGAASAVAGGFTTVACMPNTTPPLDDEASIEFVLRESARVGLANVLPVGCLTKGRAGKELAEIGGMHARGAVAFTDDGAGVADAGVMRRALQYCGMFDALVMQHCEEPSLSGGCVHGGAVAAELGLPGIPAEAEELMLARDVVLNTRIGCRYHVQHISTAGAVELVRRAKADGLRVTAEASPHHLLLTDESIRSFDANYKMNPPLRTADDVAAVVRGVVDGTIDCLATDHAPHLAEEKNAPLAEAAFGILGLECAFPLYKQALFDAGHIDATRLIEMMTVQPARLLGIDRGTLAVGAMADVTIIDPERQWTIDPERFASKSRNCPFADWNVIGRPTTTIVDGVIKFRL; this is encoded by the coding sequence ATGCCTCGTATACTCATCACCAACGGCACCGTCATCGACCCTGCGGCCGGGATGCCGCGGGAGGCAGACGTCCTGATCCGCGATGGCAGGATTGCTGCCGTCGGGCACGATCTCGGCCAGGCCGACGAGACGATCGACGCGGCGGGCTGCTGGGTTACGCCCGGTCTGATCGACCCGCACGTCCACTTCCGTGAGCCCGGCGACGAGGCCGAGGAGACGATCGCCAGTGGTGCCGCGTCGGCGGTGGCGGGCGGCTTCACGACCGTCGCGTGCATGCCCAATACCACGCCGCCCCTGGACGACGAGGCGAGCATCGAGTTCGTCCTGCGCGAGTCCGCCCGCGTCGGCCTGGCCAACGTGCTGCCCGTCGGGTGCCTCACCAAGGGCAGAGCCGGCAAGGAGCTGGCAGAAATCGGCGGCATGCACGCTCGTGGGGCCGTCGCGTTCACCGACGACGGAGCCGGGGTCGCAGACGCGGGCGTGATGCGGCGGGCACTTCAGTACTGCGGCATGTTCGACGCACTTGTCATGCAGCACTGCGAAGAGCCATCGCTCTCCGGCGGCTGTGTCCACGGCGGGGCGGTCGCGGCGGAGCTGGGTCTGCCCGGAATTCCCGCTGAGGCTGAGGAGCTGATGCTCGCTCGCGATGTCGTGCTCAACACGCGTATCGGCTGTCGGTACCATGTCCAGCACATCAGCACCGCCGGCGCGGTCGAACTGGTTCGTCGCGCCAAGGCGGACGGCCTTCGCGTGACGGCCGAGGCGTCGCCGCACCACCTGCTGCTGACGGACGAGTCGATTCGTTCGTTCGATGCGAACTACAAGATGAACCCGCCGCTGCGGACGGCCGACGACGTCGCCGCCGTCGTACGCGGCGTCGTCGATGGCACAATCGACTGCCTCGCCACCGACCACGCGCCGCACCTGGCCGAAGAGAAGAATGCTCCGCTCGCTGAGGCGGCGTTTGGCATTCTGGGGCTCGAATGTGCCTTTCCGCTCTACAAGCAAGCACTCTTCGACGCTGGCCACATCGACGCGACGCGGCTCATCGAGATGATGACCGTCCAGCCCGCCCGTCTTCTCGGCATCGACCGCGGCACCCTGGCCGTCGGCGCCATGGCGGACGTGACGATCATCGACCCGGAGCGGCAGTGGACGATCGACCCGGAGCGGTTCGCCTCCAAGAGCCGCAACTGCCCCTTCGCCGACTGGAACGTCATCGGACGACCGACGACGACGATCGTCGATGGTGTGATCAAATTCCGCCTCTGA
- a CDS encoding PIN domain-containing protein, with translation MTTRSLLLDTNHATPLVDGSPWMLKRLREEQANVVLCWPIVGELWAGVAGSSDRRRDENRQRLDLILTAIDVLPFDAAAARAFGQIKQQLKETGRPIPAIDIQLAAIAVTHAMPILSADRHLSYVDSLQVIDWTS, from the coding sequence ATGACGACGCGCTCGTTGCTCCTCGATACGAATCATGCGACGCCACTGGTGGATGGTTCGCCGTGGATGCTCAAGCGCCTTCGAGAAGAGCAGGCCAACGTTGTCTTGTGCTGGCCAATCGTCGGTGAACTGTGGGCAGGTGTGGCCGGTAGCTCGGACCGACGGCGCGACGAGAATCGGCAACGGCTTGACCTCATCCTGACGGCCATCGACGTGCTTCCCTTCGACGCCGCTGCGGCTCGGGCATTTGGCCAGATCAAGCAGCAGCTCAAGGAGACGGGGCGTCCGATTCCAGCCATCGACATTCAGCTTGCGGCCATCGCTGTAACGCACGCGATGCCGATCCTTTCGGCCGATCGACACCTCTCCTACGTCGACAGCTTGCAAGTCATCGACTGGACATCCTGA
- a CDS encoding aspartate carbamoyltransferase catalytic subunit, whose product MSDETPRWIRPHLLSLAELSADEIRFVLDTADGFADVSTRSVKKVPALRGQVVVNAFFEDSTRTRVSFTLAAQRLSADVVDFSAKGSSVSKGESLVDTVRTIEAMGVDVMVVRHASAGAAKLVADSVKCRVVNAGDGAHAHPTQALLDLFTLRQRFGKIDGLHVAIVGDIANSRVARSNLFGLTKLGARVTLVGPSTLVPASLARLPGVSVSHDLDAVLPEVDAVNMLRIQFERLKSAAFPSNREYASLFGMTEERLARCRDDLLVMHPGPMNRGVEIATSIADGPRSAILDQVSHGLAVRMAVLYLVTRARPGDA is encoded by the coding sequence GTGAGCGACGAGACGCCACGATGGATTCGGCCGCACTTGCTGTCGCTGGCCGAGCTCTCGGCCGACGAGATTCGGTTCGTGCTTGACACCGCGGACGGCTTTGCCGACGTCAGCACACGCAGCGTGAAGAAGGTGCCAGCCCTTCGCGGCCAAGTCGTGGTCAACGCGTTTTTCGAGGACTCGACCCGCACCAGAGTGAGCTTCACACTCGCTGCCCAACGGCTCAGCGCAGACGTTGTCGACTTTTCGGCCAAGGGCAGCAGCGTCAGCAAGGGCGAGTCGCTGGTCGACACCGTCCGCACGATCGAGGCGATGGGCGTCGACGTGATGGTCGTCCGCCACGCTTCGGCCGGGGCGGCGAAGCTGGTCGCGGACTCGGTGAAGTGCCGGGTCGTCAACGCCGGCGACGGTGCCCACGCCCATCCGACGCAGGCGCTGCTGGACCTCTTCACGCTGCGTCAGCGATTCGGCAAGATCGACGGCCTGCACGTCGCCATCGTCGGCGACATCGCCAACAGCCGCGTCGCCCGCAGCAACCTCTTCGGCCTGACCAAACTCGGTGCCCGCGTCACCCTCGTCGGCCCTTCGACGCTCGTCCCTGCGTCGCTGGCGAGGCTGCCCGGCGTGAGTGTCTCGCACGACCTCGACGCCGTCCTGCCGGAGGTGGACGCGGTGAACATGCTGCGCATCCAGTTCGAGCGACTGAAGTCGGCCGCCTTTCCGAGTAATCGCGAGTATGCGTCGCTCTTCGGCATGACCGAGGAGCGGCTCGCTCGTTGCCGGGACGATCTGCTGGTCATGCACCCCGGCCCGATGAACCGCGGCGTCGAAATCGCCACGAGCATCGCCGACGGCCCCCGCTCCGCCATCCTCGACCAAGTCAGTCACGGTCTGGCCGTCCGCATGGCGGTGCTGTATCTCGTCACACGGGCCAGACCCGGGGACGCGTAG
- the pyrR gene encoding bifunctional pyr operon transcriptional regulator/uracil phosphoribosyltransferase PyrR, with the protein MPDAASVETAIAAMASAMRETHSGGSVNVLGIVTRGETLAARLRKRLADAGLDVRGGSIDVTLYRDDLREIGPNAVVGATDLPGDIDGVPTWLVDDVIHTGRSVRAALQALVDFGRPAWVKLAVLVDRGGRELPIQPDVVGLSLSPEAGSRVNVRFTETDGHDGVEVSA; encoded by the coding sequence GTGCCCGACGCCGCGTCAGTCGAGACGGCCATCGCCGCCATGGCGTCGGCCATGCGTGAGACGCACTCAGGCGGTTCCGTCAATGTGCTGGGCATCGTCACCCGCGGCGAGACCCTCGCTGCCAGGCTTCGTAAGCGACTCGCCGACGCCGGCCTTGACGTCCGCGGCGGGTCGATCGACGTCACGCTTTACCGCGACGACCTTCGCGAGATCGGCCCGAATGCCGTCGTCGGAGCGACTGACCTGCCGGGCGACATCGACGGCGTGCCGACGTGGCTGGTCGACGACGTGATCCACACCGGCCGCAGCGTCCGCGCGGCATTGCAGGCTCTCGTCGACTTCGGCAGGCCGGCGTGGGTCAAGCTCGCGGTCCTCGTCGATCGCGGCGGTCGCGAACTGCCGATCCAGCCCGACGTCGTCGGCCTGTCGCTCTCACCAGAAGCCGGCTCGCGCGTCAACGTCCGCTTCACCGAAACCGACGGCCACGACGGCGTGGAGGTGTCGGCGTGA